The nucleotide window CCACGGCGGCGGCCCTTTCAAATTCTACAAATTCATCTTCAAGGCACGTCACATGGCCGTATTTCGTACTGTCGGACCGGATGCTAACCCTGACTTTTTATTAGCTTATCCACCGGCGCGGTCATTGGTATTGTTTTTGCTGTTGTTATCGGTATCGTTGCCGTTGGTTCATTCGGCGGTTGGCTTTACGTATGTGCTTCCCGCGTCAAGCGTCCCGTGACTAATTGCTTCCATGACGCAGCGCAAATGCATCACACGATCATATAAGACAAACACAAACACGCCTTGGTCAAAAATCGATGACGATATCACTCCTTTCGATAATGAGAAACCGCACGATGATATCTATTTCGGTCCTTCCGCCCCTGTGATTGCTTCCAGTCGCGATCTCGCCCGTGCGCGCAGCACTATGTCGCCCAGAGAATACACCATGTTCAGCGGTGCGAGTAATCACGCTGGAGTCGGGGCTGGTCGCACCATGGGATTTGCCGCAGAGTATCCTACGGGACTTTCACCACCTCCAGAGGCTGCAACCTATGGTATTGATCTCCATGGTCGACCTTATACTCCTCAGGCAGGCAGGACGCCTATGCTTCACACCTACGAGTCCAATTACGGACACCAAGCTGAAAGCTATTCGCCTTACTCTTACCAACCCTACTCCGCCAGTCCCACGGACAATATGCGTCAACTCGTCAGGCCCAATGCCTACCATTCTCCGGAGCAACAGTACGGTACAGATTACGTGGAAATGCCTATGCCGTCGCCAGTGCCTCTAGGCGGATTAACGCATGCGAGTGATGAGGATTTGAAAGATCTGGATGAGTTTGCGGATGATCCGCAGATGGCAGGGTTGGCGTACACTTATGGAGACAGTCCTACTGCTGGGACTGGTAGCATTCAGGGTGGCGAGGAACCTCTGGCCGCCATGGTTTCAAGCGGCCCCAGCAAGTATGATCCACCGGCCCAAGTCACTCGCGCCGATGACCACCTGGCTCCCAATTTCGCTGCGACTGACTTTTCCGCGCCAACCCAATCTCCCCTCTCACCGCTTGACCCTACAGCCAACGGctcttcttcgtcgtcCAATGCGCTTTTGCCCCTCCCTTTGCCGCACTTTGAGCCCCTCTCGCCTTTCGCATCTTCGTTCGACTCGAATAGGCGTACAACTGAAGTTCAGCCCCTAGCCATGTACGAGGATGAACACCGAAAAGCAAGTGAACCGGAGAATGTGCAAAAGAGGTTATATGGTGAGGTTGCGCGAACCGTCGGGATCGATGAGCCCAAGACGCCTTTTGTTGAGATGCTGTCTCCATCCAATTCGGCGTCTCCTGAACCCATTCCCCTGCCCTCCACCAACGTGCTCAACGAATCAACTAAttccacttcttcttcgttttCCGCGCCGGGCCCTGCGATGCCACGTCTCCCCGATCTGTCACTCAAACCTCCTCGACCGTACCAACATGGTCAgcctctctctcctctAACTGAAGTACCCACGCCCAAGACATCCTCTACTGGCGGCGAAGGGGCTGTGCCAAATCCATTTGACAATCCGTCATTGACGGTACCCACCTCTGCGGCGAGCCGTGCGCCTGCGCCGCCCTACTCTCCATATGAGCATTATGGCTCGTACGATCCAATGGGGAGCCCTGCTCCCAGTTCCGCTGGTGTTATACGAGGCACAAGTGGAGATGGGCATGTGGCTGGAGGTTTGGTAAGCCCTGCCTTCCCGCCCCCTAGCCCGGGAGGCAATGTTCCGGGCAGCGTGACGGATTCACCAAGGATGTGGAGTAGGGACGATGCTTATGGTGGAATTTGAGCCTACAGATGTTTCGGCCGTTTCCATAAACCTGCCGAAGAAGACGGACAAATATGAAGACGCGCAGTCAAGATATAAATAGGTACGTCCATGATGtcgttttttttttttcagAAAGCTGTGTACCCCATACTGACAGGGTTTCGAACATAGTCAATGCTCCATATATACAATTACGATACATACGCATCCAGAAGTGCTTTTCAAAGAGATTTCTTGACGAATTCGAATGACGCTGGCCGTCCACGGTCATTTCTTGTTCAGTCTCTTCAATCGACTCTGTAGATGCGTTTACCCATTTCTCTTGTTTCACTATTATTCCCTGCATTATTATGACCGGACAATCGTTGTTGAAATGCATTTGCGTACAAACTATTCAATTTTCGTCATCTCTTGCCGTGTAAACAGCCTCGTCTTCATGAAGAGGGTGGGCGCGATAGATCATAATAGTCCCACGTAGAGCTACATGCGACCTGTGAGCTTTATGACTATTGTAATCTGCATATCACTTGTAAAAACTATGGTAACACATTTGTTTGAGGAATGCGATAAAGTACTGATATGGCAATATTGTTGAATAGTTGATTCCAAAGAAATGAATTCTGTTCCTTGGCCATGACAAAATGcgaaaaaaaaggaaaactGAAAACGACGAAGATTAAAAGCATTACTAACAGAAATATGCGGCAGCTGTTGAAATAGAAGACAGTTTTGGCTGAGAAGACAGGCTGTTGTGAAATGAGAGAtcatgaagaagaaaaaaaaagttTTGATACAGTAAAATAAGAGAACCCACCCACCCCCGGGAATGACcagagaaggaaaaaagaaacaaaaaagaTTAAATATATTTAGACTTTTACTCGCTTCTTTTCCCCAGTCTCCGACTCGGCGCTTCCAGCTGCATTCCCGGCGGCTCTCATCCCTGCAGTCAGAGCGCTCgcacctcctcctccgctGACCGAAGACGGTCCAGGGGTTGTACTCTCACTTCTCCCCCGTTTCTCCCCTTCAGCACCTTCATTATCCTTATCCTGAGCCTGGGGccgagaagaagactggCTACCACCAGTCGTTTCGGCAGCTCGAGCATTGATAACCATCCTTGCCGGTGTTTGTCGAGGCTTGAAACCCCCGATTCTCATCCTTGCCATTGGGCTTTGCTGTCCCTGTCCCTGTCCAGCGCCGAGAGCGGTGAAGCTAAATCCAGAAGGCCCAGGGGCAGAGGTGGCGAGCTTGTTTGGGGTCGCGGGCGAGTGGGCATGAGCGCTCGGTTGGGTATTTGGGTTAGGCGTTGGGCGGGAGAGGCCACGAATGGGAATAGTGGAGGACGTGTCGTCCCCCTTGTGGCTTGAACTATGAATATTACTGGTGATGGTAGGTTTGTGTcgaagaggagggggaTGGCGGGCCTTGCGGTGGGAGTGCCGGCGGCCGGAAATGCTAGGTGGCTGAGGCAGGGATTGTTccagagaagaaggtgagAATGAGGCTGTTattggaagaggaagcgCAGGGGTCTGGCCATCAACCAAGTCGTTGATTAAGGGGCGAGTAGGGGAAGGAGGTACGTGACGACACCAGCATGTAAGAAATAATATACGTTTTTGCCGCCTGAGTAAGAGGGTCAGCTGCAAAGAAGCAAAGGGTAATCGGATAAATATGGACATACTTGTTATAGAAAAAGTAGTTGGCACTCCATAACAGACTGCCGGCACGTCTTTCAGGTGCTTCCCACACGTCTGATACGGGTTGGCGGCCAGAATTCCGTCTgtcttctccttcaatctccatctccataTCCAAATCCATGCCAGTGCCCCATGTATCACTTCTGTCGCCACTGttctcatcttccacgtccatcccttcctcctcctcctcaatGTAATCCTCTCGCCCTTCCCCGGCCTCGACCGAGTCCATATGGGGGTCGTATTCTGGCTCAGGGAACCATGAGTAGACATCTGAATCATCCATCGAAATGACTTGATTTAACGCGCGGTACAGGTTAATATCGTCAAGGTTTGAGAGGGACGGAAGGGAGCCAGAAGACAAGTCGAAAGAGGACGGGTTGTAAATTGTCGGCGAGTGGGAGAAAGAATGGGGCTGCAACGAGGGCGACGATTGCGGAGAGCGGGAATGGAGAGACATTGGGGCCAAGAAGATTCTTTGGAGGTGAATGAGATTAGTCAATTCATAGAGCCATGGCAGAGAGGGACGCTCACGGGGCAGAGCCAGTGCCGGCTTGGCCAAGCAGACTTCCGCTGAGATAAGCGAGGACTTGGGAGGCCGAGTGCTCCCTTGTGAAATGGTCCGGTCGCAGGGACGAAAAGTCGTGGTCCGGGAAGGCCGAGTTGAGAGTGGAGACGAGGAGGAAATGCACTTTGCTGCTCGAAACGTTAGACACGGCGGAGACGGTTGCGGCTTGGCATGTGGACGTACCGAGACTCCTTCTCGTCGAGTCGGCCAAAGCATGAGGCAAGGCCGGCTTCTCTCATTTCGGGAGAAAAGCTCATCCTGCGGTGGTCAGCAGCTGCGGCGGTGCTGGGAGTCGATACGCACTCATCCATGCCTTCCTGCTCGCTCATGTAGgcctcctctctttccttgAATGCACGTTTCTCCTTGCCGACGGGTTTCACGCTGTACGCCTCGAACCTGGCATGTACGCGGAGATCGGAGCTGGTGTCCGAGGAGAGGGAGTCTGACAGCTGCGTGAGGAGGGGGTAGTCGAGGTACTTCATcgcggggggggggggcggggggagggggggagggggagattagaggagaagaggagagaaggcGGAGAGCGGAATGCGAATTGCCGAATGCGTCACAGCCGTAGGTAAACAGTCCTTAATTACACTTAATTACTTACACCACAATACATAAATATCCTCGCATTTACATCCATCTGCCGTTCACGCTGACTGTCTCTCCTACTGCACACCGCGATGGACTTGGACGACCTCAGTAAGTACAGCGGGCACGGCCACAGCTCACCGCAGCACAGTCACGGACAACAC belongs to Cryptococcus gattii WM276 chromosome I, complete sequence and includes:
- a CDS encoding Hypothetical protein (Similar to TIGR gene model, INSD accession AAW42831.1; CND05550), whose protein sequence is MHKSPLTHILRRSRLKALASAAGHAFHLDGRADAATEATSESDGVVDKRFYASLNEYSPQQLSSMQAAESLSAAAAAASKSAAAQAASTTTRQAAQAAKSSTTQSRATSTIAKATSSAHTTSSTSRATSSTASSAKSSAASSIIKSVTASSSESSSAVKSSSISTASRSTVHSTSTHSSSTSTTHITSTVHTSSAVREITSTIEPSTTSHSSSAIISSSSISSTAAALSNSTNSSSRHTNTNTPWSKIDDDITPFDNEKPHDDIYFGPSAPVIASSRDLARARSTMSPREYTMFSGASNHAGVGAGRTMGFAAEYPTGLSPPPEAATYGIDLHGRPYTPQAGRTPMLHTYESNYGHQAESYSPYSYQPYSASPTDNMRQLVRPNAYHSPEQQYGTDYVEMPMPSPVPLGGLTHASDEDLKDLDEFADDPQMAGLAYTYGDSPTAGTGSIQGGEEPLAAMVSSGPSKYDPPAQVTRADDHLAPNFAATDFSAPTQSPLSPLDPTANGSSSSSNALLPLPLPHFEPLSPFASSFDSNRRTTEVQPLAMYEDEHRKASEPENVQKRLYGEVARTVGIDEPKTPFVEMLSPSNSASPEPIPLPSTNVLNESTNSTSSSFSAPGPAMPRLPDLSLKPPRPYQHGQPLSPLTEVPTPKTSSTGGEGAVPNPFDNPSLTVPTSAASRAPAPPYSPYEHYGSYDPMGSPAPSSAGVIRGTSGDGHVAGGLVSPAFPPPSPGGNVPGSVTDSPRMWSRDDAYGGI
- a CDS encoding Negative regulation of transcription from Pol III promoter-related protein, putative (Similar to TIGR gene model, INSD accession AAW42833.1), whose product is MKYLDYPLLTQLSDSLSSDTSSDLRVHARFEAYSVKPVGKEKRAFKEREEAYMSEQEGMDEMSFSPEMREAGLASCFGRLDEKESRKVHFLLVSTLNSAFPDHDFSSLRPDHFTREHSASQVLAYLSGSLLGQAGTGSAPIFLAPMSLHSRSPQSSPSLQPHSFSHSPTIYNPSSFDLSSGSLPSLSNLDDINLYRALNQVISMDDSDVYSWFPEPEYDPHMDSVEAGEGREDYIEEEEEGMDVEDENSGDRSDTWGTGMDLDMEMEIEGEDRRNSGRQPVSDVWEAPERRAGSLLWSANYFFYNKRQKRILFLTCWCRHVPPSPTRPLINDLVDGQTPALPLPITASFSPSSLEQSLPQPPSISGRRHSHRKARHPPPLRHKPTITSNIHSSSHKGDDTSSTIPIRGLSRPTPNPNTQPSAHAHSPATPNKLATSAPGPSGFSFTALGAGQGQGQQSPMARMRIGGFKPRQTPARMVINARAAETTGGSQSSSRPQAQDKDNEGAEGEKRGRSESTTPGPSSVSGGGGASALTAGMRAAGNAAGSAESETGEKKRVKV